A section of the Methanoregula formicica SMSP genome encodes:
- a CDS encoding metal-dependent hydrolase: protein MQITWLGHSCVLLTGSKKVLIDPFIEGGSVAGTSPDLVAVTHGHDDHMGEAVAMGKKTVAITEIAKYLKGKGVPVEGMNIGGTQVVDGVSFTMTPALHSTFIAEAGEGFSGGAPAGFVIGMDGVKVYHAGDTGLFSDMKLIGELYHPDVALLPIGGRYTMGVAEAMMAANFIGAKTVIPIHYNTWDRIKADPVVLKNGIERTTDLAVRILAPSESIEITPE, encoded by the coding sequence ATGCAAATCACCTGGCTTGGCCATTCCTGCGTCCTCCTCACCGGCTCCAAAAAAGTCCTCATTGATCCGTTTATCGAAGGGGGCAGTGTTGCCGGCACCAGCCCCGACCTCGTGGCCGTCACCCACGGGCATGACGACCACATGGGGGAAGCGGTGGCGATGGGGAAAAAGACGGTCGCGATCACGGAGATTGCAAAGTACCTGAAGGGGAAGGGGGTCCCGGTCGAGGGCATGAACATCGGCGGCACCCAGGTTGTTGACGGGGTATCGTTCACGATGACCCCGGCACTCCACTCGACCTTTATCGCGGAGGCCGGCGAGGGTTTCTCGGGTGGTGCACCGGCGGGTTTTGTGATCGGCATGGATGGTGTGAAGGTCTACCATGCCGGGGACACCGGCCTCTTCTCAGACATGAAACTGATCGGGGAGTTGTACCATCCCGATGTTGCACTCCTCCCGATCGGGGGACGGTACACGATGGGCGTTGCCGAGGCCATGATGGCGGCAAACTTCATCGGTGCAAAGACTGTCATCCCCATCCATTACAATACCTGGGACCGGATCAAGGCTGATCCGGTGGTCCTGAAGAATGGCATCGAACGGACAACAGACCTCGCTGTCAGGATTCTGGCCCCGAGCGAGAGCATTGAGATCACTCCTGAATAA
- a CDS encoding PEGA domain-containing protein, with translation MSPSPRNTRYFLLLPALLLLTAVVSGMGIQAVSGETIPLSGYSPTSNQVYLFLTGPNLPANGVALNDITQRADEGHFTVVPVMGDDSWSYKWNTGRVNGRLDDGTYTIWVVNGPNDRSNLRNAEYGTISVTLGKPGLSAGISGGITAGTASPSCSLVIVSDPAECSVVVNGEYKGKTPLTVGNLYPGTYTINVTKFGYMPYSVAVELTTGAEATVTAYLPPERGTLTVNTTPEGAQVLLDGAVAGIAPVTLINVLPGGHNLTVIKEGYVPVQQQVSVEAGLTTPVSLTLSPVSPLQALPIKTPGLVVATLAGLSCAALAVVRLRSRNT, from the coding sequence ATGTCGCCCTCACCCCGCAACACCCGGTATTTTTTGCTCCTGCCCGCTCTCCTTCTCCTCACTGCCGTTGTATCCGGCATGGGTATCCAGGCCGTATCCGGGGAGACCATCCCGCTCTCGGGATATTCGCCCACGAGCAACCAGGTGTACCTTTTCCTGACCGGCCCCAACCTTCCGGCCAACGGGGTTGCGCTCAACGACATCACGCAACGTGCCGATGAAGGTCACTTCACGGTCGTCCCGGTGATGGGGGACGACAGCTGGAGTTACAAGTGGAACACGGGCCGTGTCAACGGGCGCCTTGATGACGGCACGTATACGATCTGGGTCGTGAACGGGCCAAACGACCGCTCCAATCTCCGGAATGCCGAGTACGGCACCATCTCGGTCACGCTGGGAAAGCCGGGACTCTCGGCCGGCATCTCCGGCGGCATAACGGCCGGAACTGCATCCCCGTCCTGCTCGCTTGTCATCGTGTCCGATCCCGCTGAGTGTTCCGTTGTCGTGAACGGCGAGTATAAGGGGAAAACACCGCTTACCGTCGGGAACCTCTACCCGGGGACCTACACCATCAATGTCACGAAGTTCGGGTACATGCCGTACTCCGTCGCGGTCGAGCTCACCACTGGCGCGGAGGCTACTGTGACGGCATACCTCCCGCCTGAACGGGGAACGCTTACGGTCAACACGACCCCGGAAGGAGCACAGGTCCTGCTGGACGGTGCGGTTGCCGGGATTGCACCGGTCACGCTCATCAACGTGCTGCCGGGCGGGCATAACCTGACGGTCATAAAAGAAGGATATGTCCCCGTGCAGCAGCAGGTCTCTGTTGAAGCGGGGCTGACCACTCCGGTTTCCCTCACCCTGTCACCGGTCTCCCCGCTGCAGGCCCTTCCGATCAAGACACCGGGGCTTGTGGTAGCAACTCTTGCAGGTCTCTCGTGTGCAGCCCTTGCGGTTGTCCGTCTCCGGTCAAGGAACACCTGA
- a CDS encoding class I SAM-dependent methyltransferase: MARIRNYPDGPGHAHASPAIYYGKETVLKRTHTTMLFLSETEKTEWRRHAQEIAHSSAAPAQYEGWIRKNLVPAFDYYIAVDLAGRGESRRAVEWLEAATLAEEDGLFSAAFLLSFLSRHNGALIPPATAFEDPRPFLHFASVPVMKAARQQLAKQFAHSLPAFDNPVRFIDIGCGDGSLTAMVLSRLLETGKADAISEVLLIDASPAMIALAKKTVKDQFPDARIVTENSRIQDCSASIRTRYDIAMSSLAYHHMPVEDKRLHLLRLKPWIDHFLLFEMDADNDTPELSTPELALSVYQSYGRIMDFVYSHDAPVDVVTDCIDSFLMTEVVSLLTRPRGERTEYHMLRSQWHDLFRSSLCPEFAVCSDSTCYADEYMTLFTLHYGRRE, translated from the coding sequence ATGGCCCGCATCAGAAATTACCCTGATGGGCCCGGGCATGCCCATGCATCACCAGCTATTTACTATGGCAAAGAGACCGTTCTAAAAAGGACGCACACCACCATGTTATTCCTCTCGGAGACAGAGAAGACTGAATGGCGCCGGCACGCACAGGAGATCGCCCACAGCTCCGCAGCCCCGGCACAGTATGAAGGGTGGATCAGGAAAAATCTGGTCCCGGCATTTGATTACTATATCGCTGTCGACCTTGCCGGCCGGGGCGAGAGCCGTCGTGCCGTGGAATGGCTGGAGGCCGCAACGCTTGCCGAGGAAGACGGCCTCTTCTCCGCGGCATTTCTCTTAAGTTTCCTCTCGCGGCACAACGGTGCCCTCATCCCGCCTGCAACGGCATTCGAGGACCCGCGCCCGTTCCTCCATTTCGCCAGCGTCCCGGTGATGAAGGCGGCACGACAGCAACTCGCAAAGCAGTTCGCCCACAGCCTCCCTGCCTTTGACAACCCGGTGCGGTTCATCGACATCGGCTGCGGCGACGGGTCCCTGACAGCAATGGTCCTCTCCCGGCTGTTGGAGACCGGTAAGGCCGATGCCATCAGCGAAGTGCTCCTCATCGATGCCTCGCCGGCAATGATCGCCCTTGCCAAAAAGACCGTCAAAGACCAGTTCCCGGATGCACGGATCGTGACCGAGAACTCCCGGATACAGGACTGTTCTGCGTCCATCCGCACCCGGTACGACATTGCGATGAGCTCCCTTGCCTACCATCATATGCCGGTGGAGGACAAACGGCTCCATCTCCTGCGGCTCAAGCCCTGGATCGATCATTTCCTCCTCTTCGAGATGGACGCCGACAACGACACCCCCGAACTCTCCACGCCGGAACTTGCGCTCTCGGTGTACCAGTCGTACGGCAGGATCATGGACTTTGTCTATTCCCACGACGCGCCGGTCGACGTTGTCACGGACTGCATCGACTCATTCCTCATGACCGAGGTTGTCTCGCTCCTCACCCGGCCGCGGGGAGAGCGCACGGAGTACCACATGCTCCGGAGCCAGTGGCACGACCTGTTCCGTTCCTCCCTGTGCCCCGAGTTTGCCGTCTGTTCCGATTCCACGTGCTATGCCGATGAGTACATGACGCTCTTCACCCTGCATTACGGGAGAAGGGAGTAA
- the glyS gene encoding glycine--tRNA ligase, with translation MSDVFENVMELAKRRGFIWPTSECYGAVAGFIDYGPLGAMMKRRIENIWRDFYVIREGYYEIECPTIAQEAVFIASGHVAGFADKMCQCPHCKEYLRADHVAEGGGVQNASTMKNEELAAALATCKCLACEEVLGKVEVFGFNLMFRTSIGPGSQRVGYLRPETAQGMFVDFTRLLRFYRDKLPFGAVQIGKSYRNEISPRQGMIRLREFTQAEAEIFVHPDEKNKHPRFSRYADYSMPLLTYVQQQKGEEAVTMTMQEAVDKGVIANQYLAYYVALTHEMLTTIGIKPERLRFRQHLPEERAHYATDCWDAEIRSDRFGWVETVGLADRTNYDLNAHAKESGTPMTVFIQYAEPRKVPRRRIVPNMGVLGKQYRDKAKKIFAALAESIPEKDGVDVDVDGEIIHIPPDLYEVKDEIVDIRGEDIVPHVVEPSYGIDRMCYAVLEQAYDEDTADGETRTVMRFAPCVAPVQVAVFPLMTRDGLDTIALDITHAFHRKGIQAEYDDSGAIGRRYRRQDEIGTPFAVTVDYDTKENNTVTLRDRDSMKQVRVAIDKLPETLSLLIDGSVKFEDAN, from the coding sequence ATGAGCGACGTTTTCGAGAACGTGATGGAACTTGCCAAGCGCCGGGGTTTCATCTGGCCGACCTCCGAGTGTTACGGCGCCGTGGCAGGTTTTATCGACTACGGCCCGCTTGGGGCGATGATGAAACGGCGCATCGAGAATATCTGGCGGGATTTTTACGTGATCCGCGAGGGCTACTACGAGATCGAGTGCCCGACGATTGCGCAGGAAGCGGTCTTCATCGCCTCGGGCCACGTGGCCGGCTTTGCCGACAAGATGTGCCAATGCCCGCACTGCAAGGAGTACCTCCGGGCAGACCATGTTGCCGAAGGCGGCGGGGTCCAGAACGCATCCACGATGAAGAACGAGGAGCTCGCGGCGGCCCTTGCCACCTGTAAGTGCCTTGCCTGCGAGGAAGTGCTCGGAAAGGTCGAGGTCTTCGGGTTCAACCTGATGTTCAGGACCTCTATTGGCCCCGGCTCCCAGCGGGTCGGCTACCTCCGGCCCGAGACGGCGCAGGGGATGTTCGTGGACTTTACCCGGCTCCTCCGGTTCTACCGCGACAAGCTCCCGTTTGGGGCAGTCCAGATCGGCAAGTCCTACCGGAACGAGATCTCCCCCCGGCAGGGCATGATCCGGCTCCGCGAATTCACGCAGGCCGAGGCCGAGATTTTCGTCCACCCCGACGAGAAGAACAAGCACCCCCGGTTTTCACGGTACGCGGACTACAGCATGCCGCTCCTCACGTACGTGCAGCAGCAGAAGGGAGAAGAGGCAGTGACCATGACCATGCAGGAGGCAGTGGACAAGGGCGTGATCGCGAACCAGTACCTCGCCTACTACGTGGCCTTAACGCACGAGATGCTCACCACGATCGGAATCAAACCCGAGCGGCTCCGCTTCCGCCAGCACCTCCCCGAAGAGCGGGCGCACTATGCAACCGACTGCTGGGATGCCGAGATCCGCTCCGACCGCTTCGGCTGGGTCGAGACCGTGGGCCTCGCGGACCGGACCAACTACGACCTGAACGCCCACGCCAAGGAGAGCGGCACCCCGATGACAGTCTTCATCCAGTATGCCGAGCCGAGGAAAGTCCCGCGCCGGCGGATCGTCCCGAACATGGGGGTGCTCGGGAAGCAGTACCGGGACAAGGCAAAGAAGATCTTCGCAGCGCTTGCAGAGTCGATACCCGAAAAGGACGGCGTCGATGTGGACGTGGACGGCGAGATCATCCACATCCCGCCCGACCTGTACGAAGTGAAGGATGAGATCGTGGACATCCGGGGCGAGGACATCGTCCCGCACGTGGTCGAGCCCAGTTACGGCATCGACCGGATGTGCTATGCCGTGCTCGAACAGGCGTACGACGAGGACACCGCGGACGGCGAGACCCGGACGGTCATGCGCTTTGCCCCCTGCGTGGCACCGGTGCAGGTCGCGGTCTTCCCGCTGATGACCCGCGACGGCCTTGACACCATCGCCCTGGACATCACGCACGCGTTCCACCGGAAAGGGATCCAGGCGGAGTACGACGACAGCGGCGCAATCGGCCGGCGCTACCGGCGGCAGGACGAGATCGGCACGCCGTTTGCGGTCACGGTCGATTATGATACGAAAGAGAACAACACCGTCACCCTCAGGGACCGGGATTCGATGAAGCAGGTCCGGGTGGCTATCGATAAACTCCCCGAGACGCTGTCACTGCTGATCGATGGCAGCGTGAAGTTTGAGGACGCGAACTAA
- a CDS encoding DMT family transporter: MATAWITLILAGLMETGWAIGLKYTEGWTKLYPSLATLALMAGSFYLLSKSLEDLPVGTAYAIWTGIGAVGTIIIGILVLGESRDVARVLCLLLIVAGIVGLKILTPD, translated from the coding sequence ATGGCAACTGCATGGATCACTCTTATTCTTGCCGGCCTGATGGAGACCGGCTGGGCTATCGGCCTCAAGTACACGGAGGGCTGGACGAAGCTTTATCCCTCCCTCGCCACGCTTGCCCTGATGGCGGGAAGTTTTTATCTTCTCTCAAAATCGCTGGAGGATCTGCCTGTCGGAACAGCATATGCGATCTGGACCGGGATCGGTGCAGTAGGGACGATTATCATCGGCATCCTCGTGCTTGGGGAATCGCGGGATGTCGCGAGGGTGCTCTGCCTTCTTTTGATCGTTGCCGGGATCGTAGGTCTCAAAATCCTGACCCCGGACTAA
- a CDS encoding class I SAM-dependent methyltransferase → MPTRYSLLFGNGFIGIHAEYLLTMRLKDLLKGRVPDEALRRFSGRFDVVGDVAIVSVPMEMEAYKHVVAGTILSTRKNVYTVLNKVQKAASDSRTASFEVLAGDTTITRYREFGFQYRFDVTKVFFTSRMAYERRRVTEQVEPGETVLVPFCGVGPYVIPAAARGGRVTAIEKNPEAYGWLRENIVLNHVEGPVTAILGDARDTGHLQGKRFDRIIIPTPYGMKDSLDLFAPFAARDGMIHFYTFGARNEIPALVDVLVSKGFDLTFQDECGNVAPGIKRWVFDLVKTG, encoded by the coding sequence GTGCCCACGCGATACTCCCTCCTGTTCGGGAACGGATTTATAGGGATTCATGCTGAATACCTCCTGACGATGCGGCTCAAGGACCTCCTCAAAGGCCGGGTACCCGATGAAGCACTCCGCCGGTTTTCCGGCCGCTTCGATGTGGTGGGGGACGTTGCCATTGTTTCGGTCCCCATGGAGATGGAAGCATACAAGCATGTTGTGGCCGGAACCATCCTTTCCACCCGGAAGAATGTATACACTGTTCTCAACAAGGTGCAGAAGGCTGCATCGGATTCGCGGACTGCATCGTTTGAGGTGCTTGCCGGGGATACCACTATCACCCGGTACCGCGAGTTCGGCTTCCAGTACCGGTTCGATGTCACGAAGGTCTTCTTCACCAGCCGTATGGCCTATGAGCGGAGACGGGTCACGGAACAGGTGGAGCCCGGCGAGACGGTGCTCGTGCCGTTCTGCGGTGTGGGCCCGTATGTTATACCGGCCGCCGCCCGAGGCGGAAGGGTCACCGCAATCGAGAAGAATCCCGAGGCATATGGCTGGCTCCGGGAGAATATCGTGCTGAACCATGTCGAAGGTCCGGTAACGGCAATCCTTGGCGATGCCCGGGACACGGGGCACCTGCAGGGGAAGCGGTTTGACCGGATCATCATCCCCACGCCGTATGGCATGAAGGACAGCCTGGATCTCTTTGCCCCCTTTGCGGCCCGCGACGGCATGATCCATTTCTACACGTTCGGGGCAAGAAACGAGATACCGGCGCTGGTGGATGTGCTAGTCAGCAAGGGATTCGATCTCACGTTCCAGGACGAGTGCGGGAATGTCGCACCGGGGATCAAGCGCTGGGTCTTCGACCTGGTGAAGACGGGGTGA
- a CDS encoding GNAT family N-acetyltransferase, translating into MQIITPSAILRGWSAADVPSLVRFANNPLIATTLRDGFPSPYTSRDAERFIALATAPDSRNLVLAIEVDGQACGGIGIHPLEDIYRRTAEIGYWLAEPYWGRGIMTDAVRAIVPVAFDRYDLARIQAGIFSNNAASMRVLEKSGFIREAVHKDAVTKNGVTMDEVMFARFR; encoded by the coding sequence GTGCAGATCATCACCCCTTCGGCAATCCTCCGTGGCTGGTCGGCGGCCGATGTACCCTCCCTGGTGCGGTTCGCGAACAATCCCCTCATTGCCACTACCCTGCGGGATGGTTTTCCTTCCCCCTATACTTCTCGCGATGCGGAGCGCTTCATCGCTCTGGCAACCGCACCCGACAGCCGGAACCTTGTCCTTGCCATTGAAGTTGATGGGCAGGCCTGCGGCGGGATCGGCATCCATCCTCTCGAAGATATCTACCGCAGGACAGCGGAGATCGGGTACTGGCTTGCGGAACCGTACTGGGGCAGGGGAATCATGACCGATGCAGTCCGGGCGATTGTACCGGTGGCATTCGACAGGTATGACCTTGCCCGGATCCAGGCCGGAATCTTTTCGAATAATGCAGCATCCATGCGGGTGCTGGAGAAAAGCGGGTTTATCCGCGAGGCAGTCCACAAGGATGCGGTCACGAAAAACGGCGTGACGATGGATGAAGTGATGTTTGCCCGGTTCCGGTAA
- a CDS encoding DUF4332 domain-containing protein, with protein MKPQYHRNLKDIAIDDFTEDLKLASMIPSRKNLGEDVPGRLKCLRDHGIRTLDVLLTELKTPKKLAAFAEKTGLPEEYLANFRRELGSILPKPVKLDTIPSLGKQDIERLRSIGISDTMQVFNAAATGALRTELAKTTGIPPGRILELAKLADVCRIKWVGANFARVLVDSGYDTAGKVSRADYRELYTAILTANERGHYYKGKIGQNDMRLCVLAAARVPPGIIL; from the coding sequence ATGAAACCGCAGTACCACCGCAACCTGAAGGATATCGCTATTGATGATTTCACGGAGGACCTGAAACTTGCATCGATGATCCCGAGCCGGAAAAACCTTGGCGAAGACGTCCCCGGCAGGCTCAAGTGCCTCAGGGATCACGGTATCAGAACCCTGGATGTTTTGCTTACCGAACTGAAAACACCGAAAAAACTTGCGGCTTTTGCAGAAAAGACCGGCCTGCCGGAAGAATATCTGGCCAATTTCAGGCGCGAGCTCGGCAGCATCCTGCCAAAGCCGGTCAAGCTTGATACAATCCCATCGCTTGGAAAACAGGATATTGAAAGACTCAGAAGCATTGGAATATCCGATACCATGCAGGTGTTCAATGCAGCAGCAACGGGTGCCTTGCGCACCGAACTTGCTAAAACAACCGGAATCCCGCCCGGCCGGATCCTTGAACTGGCAAAGCTTGCCGATGTGTGCCGGATTAAATGGGTTGGAGCGAACTTTGCGCGGGTACTCGTCGATTCAGGGTACGATACCGCTGGTAAGGTTTCGCGCGCCGATTACCGGGAATTATATACAGCCATCCTCACGGCCAACGAGCGCGGGCATTATTACAAGGGGAAGATCGGCCAGAACGATATGAGACTCTGCGTGCTTGCCGCTGCCAGAGTGCCGCCGGGCATCATCCTTTGA
- a CDS encoding acetate uptake transporter: MMDNTANPAPLGLCAFGMTTILLSLHNAGFTGVSSPIVAMALLYGGVAQSVVGVMEWKKKNTFGMLTFGSFGIFWITFAAILMLPALSLAKAPSPVELAAFLAVWGIFALGLFICTLKMHRLLQVTLAFVVILVALLVTAHLTGNPLILTLSGISGLIAGGLALYMGMGQTINEIFGSRVLPV; the protein is encoded by the coding sequence ATGATGGACAACACCGCCAACCCGGCGCCGCTCGGGCTGTGCGCTTTCGGTATGACGACCATCCTCTTAAGCCTGCACAATGCAGGGTTCACCGGTGTCTCGAGCCCGATTGTCGCCATGGCGCTCCTGTACGGCGGCGTGGCCCAGTCCGTTGTCGGCGTCATGGAATGGAAGAAGAAGAACACCTTCGGCATGCTGACCTTTGGCAGTTTCGGGATCTTCTGGATCACCTTTGCCGCGATCCTGATGCTGCCGGCCCTCTCGCTTGCAAAAGCCCCGTCACCGGTGGAACTGGCGGCATTCCTTGCCGTCTGGGGGATCTTCGCCCTTGGCCTGTTCATTTGCACGCTGAAGATGCACCGCCTCCTCCAGGTCACCCTCGCCTTCGTGGTGATTCTCGTTGCCCTTCTCGTGACCGCGCACCTGACAGGCAACCCGCTCATCCTCACCCTGAGTGGCATCTCCGGCCTGATTGCCGGCGGCCTCGCCCTCTACATGGGCATGGGGCAGACCATCAACGAGATCTTCGGGAGCCGGGTCCTCCCGGTCTGA
- a CDS encoding ABC transporter permease has product MTKDIILQLSIRSIRLNFLRSLLAALGIVIGVVAISSMGMMGANMTLSVTEELSAMANVLVIKADTGGGGGGFGPMGGGGGTTTTRKSSSSASTKDYLTRANFEDIERAVASYGTVYPLYQDSTKIEVGGNTGRATIYGMRDDDMADILTVEEGALPKTSSSIVIGPTFAERQGLTIGSRITIGDATQNETVSKYRVVGILKEKGMSMDMNTDNAIIMPEKAYVGLFGGEEEYDQVNVILNDINDADATKTSIEDKLNRKDNVITIQDSSRMMESITSTVSTLTTFVMAIAGISLLVAATSIFNVMMMSVTERIREIGILRSIGTRKNEVLRMFIYEAVILGLVGAAIGAIMSLILGWLVVLAMVGTTKYFFTIQSLIYVPMAMAIGIAICIFSGVYPAWRAANLDPIEALRSD; this is encoded by the coding sequence ATGACGAAAGATATCATCCTCCAGCTCTCCATCAGGAGTATCCGGCTGAATTTCCTCCGTTCGCTGCTTGCGGCTCTCGGGATCGTGATCGGTGTTGTGGCCATCTCCTCCATGGGCATGATGGGGGCAAACATGACCCTCTCGGTCACCGAGGAACTCTCGGCCATGGCCAATGTGTTGGTGATCAAAGCAGATACCGGCGGAGGCGGCGGGGGATTTGGCCCCATGGGAGGTGGCGGGGGAACAACCACTACCAGGAAGTCATCCTCATCGGCCAGCACGAAGGACTATCTCACACGGGCAAACTTTGAGGATATCGAACGTGCCGTTGCCAGTTATGGGACGGTCTACCCGCTCTACCAGGACAGCACCAAGATCGAAGTGGGGGGCAATACCGGGCGGGCCACCATCTACGGTATGCGCGACGATGATATGGCGGATATCCTGACCGTTGAAGAGGGGGCACTTCCCAAGACATCCAGTTCCATTGTCATCGGTCCCACCTTTGCAGAACGACAGGGGCTCACGATCGGGAGCCGGATCACCATCGGGGATGCTACCCAGAATGAGACCGTATCGAAATACCGTGTCGTGGGAATCCTCAAGGAGAAGGGGATGTCCATGGATATGAACACGGACAATGCCATCATTATGCCGGAAAAGGCCTATGTCGGGCTTTTCGGAGGCGAGGAAGAGTATGACCAGGTCAATGTAATCCTCAATGACATTAATGATGCAGATGCCACAAAGACCTCAATTGAGGACAAGCTCAACCGCAAGGACAATGTGATCACGATCCAGGACAGCAGCAGGATGATGGAGAGCATCACCTCGACGGTCAGTACCCTGACCACGTTTGTCATGGCGATTGCCGGCATCTCGCTGCTTGTTGCCGCAACATCGATCTTCAACGTGATGATGATGTCGGTGACCGAACGGATCCGGGAGATCGGCATCCTGCGGAGCATCGGCACGCGGAAAAACGAGGTGCTCCGGATGTTCATCTATGAAGCGGTGATCCTCGGGCTTGTCGGTGCCGCCATCGGCGCCATTATGAGCCTCATTCTCGGCTGGCTCGTGGTGCTCGCCATGGTCGGGACAACGAAATATTTCTTCACCATCCAAAGCCTCATCTATGTCCCGATGGCAATGGCAATCGGGATTGCCATCTGCATCTTCTCGGGCGTCTACCCGGCCTGGCGGGCAGCGAACCTCGACCCGATCGAGGCACTCCGGAGCGACTGA
- a CDS encoding STAS domain-containing protein, protein MALEVSRDNETIIIVIPSRFDANNAPDSEKEIKTLLAGKPAKVVLDFSATDYIASAGLRVLLVVTRDQMKAGGKVALAGIRPQVLKVFEMAGFTSIFTICANRDEAIRKIS, encoded by the coding sequence ATGGCCCTGGAAGTCTCCCGTGACAATGAAACCATCATTATCGTGATACCTTCTCGGTTTGATGCAAACAATGCACCGGATAGTGAAAAGGAGATCAAGACCCTGCTGGCGGGAAAACCCGCAAAGGTCGTGCTGGACTTCTCTGCAACGGACTATATCGCCAGCGCCGGCCTCCGCGTCCTCCTCGTCGTCACCCGCGACCAGATGAAAGCAGGGGGAAAAGTTGCCCTTGCCGGGATCCGTCCTCAGGTCCTTAAAGTCTTTGAGATGGCAGGGTTCACCAGCATCTTCACGATCTGTGCGAACCGTGATGAAGCGATACGGAAGATCTCCTGA
- a CDS encoding ABC transporter ATP-binding protein, with protein sequence MTAVPVIELRDVTKIYPLPSGDVLALDRLSIRIERGEFVAIMGPSGSGKSTLLNQIGGLDVPTSGILRITGRNIRKMSDDELTDLRLNAIGYIFQKFNLIPLLTAFENVEYPYILRHRCNDTTGRVSRLLNDVGINKRMAKHKPAELSGGQQQRVAIARALVNDPDILLCDEPTGNLDTKTGAQIMEMLTALHRQGRTVIIVTHDPSVGDQAERIIRIKDGRVDET encoded by the coding sequence ATGACAGCAGTACCGGTCATCGAACTCCGGGACGTCACGAAGATCTACCCCCTCCCTTCCGGTGACGTGCTGGCGCTCGACCGCCTCTCGATCCGGATCGAGCGGGGCGAGTTCGTTGCCATCATGGGCCCGTCGGGATCCGGAAAGTCCACCCTCCTCAACCAGATCGGGGGACTGGATGTCCCGACCTCCGGGATCCTGCGTATCACCGGCAGGAACATCCGGAAGATGTCGGATGACGAACTCACCGACCTCCGGCTCAATGCCATCGGCTACATCTTCCAGAAATTCAACCTGATCCCGCTCCTCACCGCGTTCGAGAACGTCGAGTACCCCTACATCCTCAGGCACCGGTGCAATGATACCACCGGCCGGGTCAGCCGGCTGCTCAATGACGTGGGGATCAACAAGCGCATGGCCAAACACAAACCGGCCGAACTCTCCGGGGGGCAGCAGCAGCGGGTCGCGATTGCCCGGGCACTGGTCAACGACCCCGATATCCTCCTCTGCGACGAACCGACCGGCAACCTGGACACAAAGACCGGCGCCCAGATCATGGAGATGCTCACTGCACTCCACCGGCAGGGCAGGACCGTCATCATCGTCACCCACGACCCCTCTGTTGGCGATCAGGCTGAACGCATCATCCGGATTAAGGACGGGAGGGTGGACGAAACATGA